From Apium graveolens cultivar Ventura chromosome 9, ASM990537v1, whole genome shotgun sequence, the proteins below share one genomic window:
- the LOC141686317 gene encoding uncharacterized protein LOC141686317 — translation MTFSTEDYEDVIHQHEDSLIINPLIGQNKIWKVLVDTGSSINILFPKTYCKMNLAGEQLEPCNEAPLYALVGHPIQFEGMITLFVLLGKFPYTVEKPVKFYVVRIESPYNAILGRSFMSTFEAVESIPHLKLKFPTEKGVGEMRGNQKTARIIMWDNLKKDQAYEKPYETGKRKRAEAELGGSRETLNIELKKFGADLSSPIAEPAAETEEVELYVGHSGKMVRIGRNMEKDLKEKPEAKPVKQKNRTFAAKRPKVIEAEVENLLEAKFIGESEYPDWLANVVVIKKSNGKWRMCVDYTNLNKACLKDHYPLPSIDQLIDATAGY, via the exons ATGACTTTCAGTACGGAGGATTATGAGGATGTCATTCACCAACATGAAGATTCCCTCATTATCAATCCTCTGATTGGGCAGAACAAAATTTGGAAGGTGCTTGTGGACACTGGCAGCTCGATCAACATCCTGTTCCCCAAAACCTATTGTAAGATGAACTTGGCAGGGGAACAACTAGAGCCTTGTAATGAAGCACCTCTCTACGCTCTCGTAGGGCATCCAATACAGTTTGAAGGTATGATAACTCTTTTCGTCCTTTTGGGTAAATTTCCATATACTGTTGAAAAACCAGTGAAATTTTACGTGGTTCGGATCGAGAGTCCGTATAATGCCATTCTGGGAAGATCGTTCATGTCAACCTTTGAGGCAGTAGAGTCAATACCCCATCTCAAGCTTAAATTCCCAACTGAGAAAGGGGTAGGAGAGATGAGGGGCAATCAGAAAACTGCTCGAATAATAATGTGGGATAACTTGAAGAAAGATCAGGCCTATGAGAAGCCATATGAAACTGGAAAAAGAAAAAGAGCCGAAGCAGAACTCGGTGGGAGCAGAGAGACTCTGAACATTGAGTTGAAAAAGTTTGGGGCGGATCTTTCAAGTCCGATCGCCGAGCCAGCCGCCGAGACCGAAGAGGTTGAGTTATATGTAGGCCATTCGGGAAAAATGGTTCGAATTGGGAGAAATATGGAGAAGGATCTGAAGGAAAAG CCCGAGGCCAAACCAGTGAAGCAGAAAAATAGGACTTTTGCAGCCAAACGACCAAAGGTCATTGAGGCCGAAGTGGAGAATCTGTTGGAAGCTAAGTTTATAGGAGAAAGTGAATACCCTGACTGGTTGGCTAATGTGGTGGTCATTAAAAAATCCAacggaaagtggaggatgtgtgtggactacacGAATCTCAATAAGGCTTGTCTGAAGGACCACTACCCTCTACCTAGCATTGACCAACTGATAGACGCAACGGCTGGATACTAG
- the LOC141684618 gene encoding putative polygalacturonase encodes MGRNRNFILIIVLLALILLCEGCLASRSGSLCKATSSGADRPHTVTITEFGAVGDGVTLNTIAFYNAMYYLTSFMDKGGAKLFIPAGRWLTGSFFLVSHVTLWLDKGAVILGSTRSDDWPLIDPLPSYGRGRDLPGKRHCSLIYGHNLTDVVITGDNGTIDGQGSVWWNWFHTGNLNYTRPHMLELINSKDVLISNVTFLNSPFWNIHPVYSSHVVIQNVTIIAPLDSPNTDGIDPDSSDNVCIEDCYIRTGDDLVAIKSGWDQYGISFARPSTNITIHRLIGETNVSTGIAIGSEMSGGVSEIYAEDIQIFNSKRGIAVKTSPGRGGYVKGVYISGVTLKNVQTAIEFNGQYGEHPDKSYDPDALPRILKVTIHNVTGDNVTVAGHLEGIKGDDFLNICLSDINLRVTSRFPWTCSYVGGFSDFVSPDTCRPLKRKIYPGSECYNLSNNLQSVLIPKRIARWSSW; translated from the exons ATGGGGAGAAATCGAAATTTTATT CTTATAATTGTGCTACTAGCACTTATATTACTCTGTGAAGGATGCTTGGCAAGTCGTAGCGGGTCACTATGCAAAGCGACAAGTTCAGGAGCTGATCGGCCTCATACTGTGACTATTACTGAATTTGGCGCCGTAGGGGATGGCGTAACGTTAAATACAATAGCATTTTACAATGCGATGTACTACCTTACCTCTTTTATGGACAAAGGAGGTGCAAAGCTTTTTATCCCTGCAGGTAGATGGTTGACAGGAAGCTTTTTCCTCGTCAGTCATGTAACTCTATGGTTAGATAAGGGTGCAGTGATCCTCGGATCTACG AGATCAGATGATTGGCCACTCATTGACCCTTTACCATCTTATGGTCGAGGCAGAGACTTACCTGGAAAAAGGCATTGCAGCCTTATTTATGGACATAATCTGACGGATGTTGTTATAACAG GTGATAATGGAACTATCGATGGTCAGGGCAGCGTATGGTGGAACTGGTTCCATACTGGAAACTTGAATTATACTAGACCCCATATGCTTGAGTTGATCAACTCAAAAGATGTGCTCATCTCGAATGTGACCTTTCTTAATTCACCTTTCTGGAACATCCATCCTGTTTATAGCAG TCACGTTGTTATTCAGAATGTCACTATTATTGCTCCCCTCGATTCACCAAACACAGATGGCATTGATCCAG ATTCGTCCGATaatgtttgcattgaagattGCTATATAAGAACTGGGGATGACCTGGTGGCCATAAAGAGTGGGTGGGATCAGTATGGCATATCCTTTGCTCGTCCTAGTACCAATATAACTATCCACCGCCTTATTGGAGAAACCAATGTTAGCACTGGTATTGCAATCGGAAGTGAGATGTCTGGAGGTGTATCTGAAATATATGCTGAAGATATCCAAATCTTCAATTCTAAGAGAGGAATTGCAGTGAAAACCTCTCCTGGACGGGGTGGATATGTGAAAGGGGTATACATATCCGGTGTCACCCTTAAAAATGTGCAGACTGCTATCGAATTCAATGGACAGTATGGGGAACACCCGGACAAGTCTTATGATCCAGACGCACTTCCCAGAATATTGAAGGTGACAATTCATAATGTTACAGGAGATAATGTTACTGTGGCAGGCCATCTAGAGGGAATAAAAGGAGATGATTTTCTAAACATCTGCCTATCTGATATTAATCTCCGTGTGACCTCACGTTTTCCATGGACATGTTCATATGTTGGAGGATTTTCGGATTTTGTTTCTCCAGACACTTGTAGGCCACTCAAGCGCAAGATATATCCTGGTTCAGAGTGCTACAATTTATCAAATAACTTGCAGAGTGTCTTGATTCCAAAAAGAATCGCTAGGTGGAGCTCATGGTAG
- the LOC141682627 gene encoding chitinase 10-like, giving the protein MAPPLSFPLLLLTIIIFSSTLFSSLEARSGIHISSLISEDLYNSIFLHKDDTACPAKDFYPYSAFIEATQRFPSFGSRGSLATRKREIAAFLAQISHETTGGWATAPDGPYAWGLCFKEEISPGSDYCDSSNQQWPCYPNKTYQGRGPIQLSWNYNYGPAGKALGFDGLKNPEIVANNSVIAFKTALWFWMTEQKPKPSCHDVMIGRYKPTAADIAANRTAGFGLTTNIINGGLECGIGSDSRVNDRIGYFQRYAKLFNVDTGRNLDCASQKSF; this is encoded by the exons ATGGCACCACCTCTTTCATTTCCTCTGCTGCTCCTCACAATAATAATCTTCTCTAGCACATTATTCTCTTCATTAGAAGCTAGAAGTGGCATTCATATATCTTCTCTAATTAGTGAAGATTTGTACAACTCAATATTTTTACATAAAGATGATACTGCATGCCCTGCTAAAGACTTTTACCCTTATTCTGCTTTCATTGAAGCAACCCAACGTTTTCCGAGCTTCGGTAGTCGCGGTAGCCTTGCTACTCGAAAGCGCGAAATAGCAGCGTTCCTTGCTCAAATCTCCCATGAGACGACCGGAGGGTGGGCGACTGCACCCGATGGACCGTATGCCTGGGGATTGTGTTTTAAGGAGGAGATTAGTCCTGGTAGTGATTATTGTGACTCCAGTAACCAGCAATGGCCTTGTTATCCTAACAAAACTTATCAGGGGAGAGGACCTATTCAACTTTCATG GAACTACAACTACGGTCCTGCTGGAAAGGCCTTGGGATTCGATGGTCTTAAAAATCCAGAAATCGTCGCCAACAACTCTGTAATCGCATTCAAAACAGCTCTTTGGTTTTGGATGACCGAGCAGAAGCCTAAACCATCGTGCCACGATGTGATGATCGGACGCTACAAGCCCACTGCTGCAGATATAGCAGCTAATCGGACAGCAGGATTCGGGTTGACAACAAACATAATCAACGGAGGACTCGAATGTGGGATTGGGAGTGATTCAAGAGTGAATGACAGAATTGGTTATTTTCAGAGATATGCCAAGTTGTTCAATGTTGACACTGGACGTAACTTGGATTGTGCATCTCAGAAATCATTTTAA
- the LOC141684011 gene encoding protoporphyrinogen oxidase 1, chloroplastic: MSTFTKLHHFTCNSNLSLFPTTNRPISPATSLSSSFPIKISTGKSKTSRDRWRSRCSVSTFNPPAKDLNSDDGGGPVLDCVIVGAGISGLCIAQALATQHKDEFRNVIVTEAKERVGGNITTVEREGFLWEEGPNSFQPSDSMLTMVVDSGLKDDLVLGDPEAPRFVYWNGKLRPVPSKLTDLPFFDLMSIGGKLRAGFGALGLRPAPPGREESVEEFVRRNLGAEVFERLIEPFCSGVYAGDPSKLSMKAAFGKVWKLEQNGGSIIGGAFKAIQERKSSSKPPRDPRLPKPKGQTVGSFKKGLTMLPNAIAKRLGNKVKLSWKLSSIGKLENGSYSLTYETPEGLVTVQSKTVVMTIPSHIASTLLRPVSEVAAEALSKLYYPPVAAVSVSYPEEAVRTECLIDGKLKGFGQLIPRSQGVETLGTIYSSSLFPNRAPPGRILLLNYIGGATNTGIVSKSESQIVEAVDRDLRKMLINPNAKEPLALGVRVWPQAIPQFLIGHLDIVDSAKAALSKDGFKGIFLGGNFVSGVALGRCVEGAYEVASDVNKFLQQYQYK; the protein is encoded by the exons aTGTCGACTTTCACTAAGCTCCACCACTTCACCTGTAACTCTAACCTATCTCTCTTTCCAACAACTAACCGTCCAATCTCTCCTGCCACGTCACTCTCCTCATCTTTTCCAATCAAAATTTCAACCGGAAAATCAAAAACCAGCCGTGACCGGTGGAGATCTAGATGCTCGGTATCCACATTCAATCCGCCGGCGAAGGACTTGAATTCCGACGACGGCGGAGGTCCGGTGCTTGATTGCGTGATTGTCGGTGCCGGGATTAGTGGATTGTGTATTGCGCAGGCGCTAGCGACGCAACATAAGGATGAGTTTAGAAATGTGATTGTTACCGAGGCGAAGGAGAGAGTTGGCGGGAATATAACGACGGTGGAGAGAGAGGGGTTTTTGTGGGAGGAAGGTCCTAATAGCTTTCAGCCTTCCGATTCTATGCTTACTATGGTG GTGGACAGTGGGTTGAAAGATGATTTAGTCTTAGGAGACCCTGAAGCACCTCGTTTTGTGTATTGGAATGGTAAACTGAGGCCTGTACCATCGAAGCTCACTGATCTGCCCTTCTTTGACTTGATGAGTATTGGTGGCAAACTTAGGGCTGGATTTGGTGCCCTTGGTCTTCGCCCTGCTCCACCA GGTCGAGAGGAATCAGTTGAAGAATTTGTGCGTCGTAATCTAGGTGCTGAAGTATTTGAACGCCTTATAGAGCCTTTCTGCTCAG GTGTTTATGCTGGAGATCCTTCAAAACTGAGTATGAAAGCTGCATTTGGTAAAGTTTGGAAGTTAGAGCAAAATGGTGGTAGCATCATTGGGGGAGCCTTTAAAGCTATCCAGGAGCGGAAGAGTTCCTCAAAGCCACCCCGAGATCC GCGCTTGCCTAAACCAAAGGGTCAAACCGTCGGATCATTTAAGAAAGGCTTGACCATGTTACCTAATGCAATTGCTAAAAG GTTGGGTAACAAAGTGAAATTGTCTTGGAAGCTCTCAAGTATAGGGAAGTTGGAAAATGGAAGTTATTCTTTGACATATGAAACACCAGAAGGGCTGGTTACAGTGCAGAGTAAAACTGTTGTCATGACTATTCCATCCCACATAGCCAGCACTTTACTGCGTCCTGTCTCG GAGGTTGCAGCAGAGGCACTATCAAAACTTTATTACCCGCCAGTTGCAGCAGTATCTGTTTCGTATCCAGAAGAGGCTGTGCGTACTGAATGTTTGATTGATGGGAAATTGAAGGGGTTTGGCCAGTTAATACCACGTAGCCAGGGGGTAGAAACCTTAG GGACTATATACAGCTCGTCACTTTTTCCCAATCGAGCACCACCAGGAAGAATCCTACTCCTCAACTATATTGGCGGGGCAACAAATACTGGAATCGTATCCAAG TCGGAGAGCCAAATTGTGGAAGCAGTTGACCGTGACCTGCGAAAGATGCTGATAAATCCTAATGCAAAAGAACCTTTAGCTTTGGGGGTGCGTGTGTGGCCGCAAGCTATTCCACAGTTCCTGATCGGTCATCTGGATATTGTGGATTCTGCAAAAGCTGCTCTCAGTAAGGATGGATTCAAGGGTATATTTCTCGGGGGAAACTTCGTCTCTGGTGTAGCCTTGGGCCGATGTGTGGAGGGTGCTTATGAAGTTGCGTCCGATGTTAATAAGTTTTTGCAACAGTATCAATACAAGTAA